Below is a genomic region from Deltaproteobacteria bacterium.
GGTCAGGTGCACCTGTAAGCGTGCGGGAATCGTCACCCCTTCTTGGCCGATCCAGGAGAGTGTTGTTTCCATCGGGGTCAGCTCTTCGATGTCATCACCAGGCTCTTCAATCAGTGTTCCAACCCGATCCTCACGTCGCGTCGTTGACCCAAGAAAACGAAACTGCGCGGGTTCGCCAACAACCAGACCAAACTCTTGCCCCGGAATATCACTCTCTGTTCCTTCTTCCATACCGAACGGCGCAACACACAGTGCTTTCAGTGGAGCAGCCATCCCTGGCACTGCAGGCATTGAGGTCTCGATACCAATGTAATACGACCGCGCTGCGCCACCACGGATACGCACGCCTTTGCCACGTCGTGCCAGGCCATAGTACGCCGCACCGCGGGCAACTGCGTGATCTAAGTTCGTGCCTTCTAGTGCCCGCAATGCTGGACTTCCTTCTTGTGTCAGCCAGCCATCGAGCACATCAACCAGCCGTTGACGTAACAACTGCGCCTTCATGACGCCACCGTTGAAGAGAATAGCCGTCGGATGCGCAAAGCTCTGGGACTCGCTCGCAGCTTCTTTCTGACGGGTTAAGAACTTGGCGAGATGACGTGTGACAGCCGGGTCAGCGGCATAGGGAAGCCCCATTTCCTGCAAGCCAACACGGCGGCCTGATTTCGGCATGTCGTTGGCCTCGCAACGTGGGAAGAAGCCATCAACCAGCGTCGTTTCGACTTCCTCATACGTCAGGTCGGTCTTAATCGATCCACCGATCACACTGCTACCACGACCAAGAATGGCAATCTGTTGTTTCTTGGCCGCATCGGGTTGCAGAAGGTTCTCTTTGGCTACGCGACAATTCTGCCACAAACCACGCATTTGTCCGGCGTCGAGCTTGGTTCCTTTCGCTGACAGCTTCTGCTGGACAGCATAGGCCAAGGCGAGATCCATGTTGTCGCCACCGAGGAGGATGTGCTCACCAACGGCCACACGATTAAGGGCTAGATCACCGCCTTCGTCGGAGACTGCAATCAAACTAAAGTCAGAGGTTCCACCACCGATGTCGCTGACGAGAATCACGTCACCGACTTTGACTTGCTTACGCCAGCGCTCCCCGGCAGTTTCGATCCATGAATAGAAAGCCGCTTGCGGCTCCTCCAATAGCCGCACGGAGGGCAGTCCTGCCTGTTCAGCAGCCTCCACAGTCAATTGACGAGCGGCGGCATCAAACGAGGCAGGAACAGTCAGAAACACTTCTTGTTGTTCGAGCACAGCCCCGGCATCTTCCCTCGCCATCACTGAGTTCCAGGCCAGGCGCAGGTGAGCGAGATACTGGGCTGAGACTTCTAGCGGCGACATTTTCTTGAGGTCTTCACCACCGCCCCAAGGAAGAATCGGCGCGGTACGATCGACACCAACATGACACAACCAAGACTTCGCCGAAGAAATTAGTCGCCCTGGGACTTCCGCCCCACGCGTGCGTGCGAGCGTCCCTACGGCAAAGGGCAAGTCATCAGACCACGGCAGGGTGAGACTTCCTGCGGGAAACTCGCGAGCGGTCGGAAGGTAGAGGAACGAGGGTAGCAAATCGCGCTCTTCAACATTTCCCGGAGTCACAAGTTGTGGGACATGGAAGAGCTGGATCGGTGGATTGTCAGTCTCTGAGGTTTGAGTATCAACATAGGCCACTACACAGTTGGTAGTGCCGAGGTCAATGCCGACGATGTAACGGGGAGAAGGCATAATTAGGAATTAAA
It encodes:
- a CDS encoding Hsp70 family protein, with the translated sequence MPSPRYIVGIDLGTTNCVVAYVDTQTSETDNPPIQLFHVPQLVTPGNVEERDLLPSFLYLPTAREFPAGSLTLPWSDDLPFAVGTLARTRGAEVPGRLISSAKSWLCHVGVDRTAPILPWGGGEDLKKMSPLEVSAQYLAHLRLAWNSVMAREDAGAVLEQQEVFLTVPASFDAAARQLTVEAAEQAGLPSVRLLEEPQAAFYSWIETAGERWRKQVKVGDVILVSDIGGGTSDFSLIAVSDEGGDLALNRVAVGEHILLGGDNMDLALAYAVQQKLSAKGTKLDAGQMRGLWQNCRVAKENLLQPDAAKKQQIAILGRGSSVIGGSIKTDLTYEEVETTLVDGFFPRCEANDMPKSGRRVGLQEMGLPYAADPAVTRHLAKFLTRQKEAASESQSFAHPTAILFNGGVMKAQLLRQRLVDVLDGWLTQEGSPALRALEGTNLDHAVARGAAYYGLARRGKGVRIRGGAARSYYIGIETSMPAVPGMAAPLKALCVAPFGMEEGTESDIPGQEFGLVVGEPAQFRFLGSTTRREDRVGTLIEEPGDDIEELTPMETTLSWIGQEGVTIPARLQVHLTEVGTLELWAVSRDETHRWKLEFNVRSAGEE